The region GATCCGGGCAGCCCTTACCCGAGCGGAGCGTTATTGAACGCGGGTTCCGGAACTGCATATGCTAATTCGACAACAGGCAATCAGCTTGGCCGCATCGACATCGCCGTGGCCCCGAGTAACGCGAATTACATTTACGCTCAGGTCAGCTCAATTACGACTCAAAGCTCTTGCGGCGCGGCGGGATGTCAGCTTGGCGTTTGGTCGAGCATCGACGGAGGCACGACCTGGAGTTTTATGACCGGCTCATCCGGTCCATCATTGCGCGATTGCGATACCGGCGGAACTGCGAGCACTGGATCCAGTGTCGAAGGCAGCGGTGATTACAACCAGAATTGGTACGACCAGGGACTCGTTGTAGATCCGAATGATCCTGACCGCATCTTCATGGACACGTATGACACGTGGCTCGCCACGCGAACGGGTTCGGCGTTTTACAATGTCACTTGCGGATATACCGGCACGGCACTTTCTAACCACGTCGTCCATGTAGATCATCACGCATTGGCATTCGTGAACGGCTCATCGGACATCTTGCTCGAAGGCAGCGACGGCGGAATTTTTTCGACGTCAAATGCCTCGGCTGCGGCTAACGACACACTTCGCCCGACCTGGGTGAACATGGTCACTGGTATGAACACGATCGAATTTTATTCGGGCGATATAAGCGGAAATTTTGCAACCAGCTCTACGCCGCAGGCCGTCGGTGGCGCCCAGGATAACGGAGCAAGTTCGGTAACTTTTTCAGGTGGTGCTCCAACTGCCATTCAATGGCAAATGGGACTCGGAGGCGATGGGTTTTCGGGAATGATCAACTCAGTCGGTCAGGGAACGACTGCCGCGCAGGGCGCCGTAACCGTCACTGGGGCAGGCACTATCGGTCAGACATTTAACATCGCCGGGCAGATTTTCACTTGGGCATCAACGCGGGCAGGCACCGGTCAAGTCTCCGTAGGCACGAGTTCGACCACCGCAGCGACCAATATTCGCAGCGCCGTCAACGCTGATGTTAGCTCCATCGCGTATGCTACGGGCAGCGCTTCGAGTGTCACAATCAATGCGACCGTGCAGGGGGCGGGCGGCAACTCAATTCAGTTCGTCAACGGTAACAGTGCAAACCTGTCTTTCAATGGCTCTGGTACGCTGGGTGCAACTACACAGGGCGGAATGACGCAGACGGGCACCAATCAATCGGTCTTCTTCCAAGGGAACAACAGCGGCGGCTTGAGCCGCTGCGTCAATAACTGCACCAACTCTGGCTCCCTTTGGCAGAGCGTGCAGGGTGGCTGGACCGGCGATACACAGTCGTTCATTCTCCCCGTAAACCTTTTCCGCGGCGGCATTCCCGGCGGGAACGATTGTGTTAACGGCTGCGGTCGCCTGCTCGCTGCAACCACCCGGGTCTTCGAGACCGTCACGGCCAACGCCAATGCCACTAATTCTGTCTTCTGGTACATCACAAACAACCCGACGACGCAAAATCTAACTAAGGGCACGCTCGGCAATCGTTCATTTATCACTCAGGTAAAATACTCGCCCAAATTTCAAAGTGTCGCGATCGTCGGCACGAACGATGGTAATGTGCAGATCGGGTTTAACCTTGGCACTGGCGTCGCAAATCAAGGCAACTGGATCAACGTTACCGGTTCGAACGCGGTGTTGCCAAATCGCCCGATCCTCGGCGTCGCGCTAAGCCCCGGTGTTCCGGCTGCTAACGTTCCTGTTGGATATGCTGCAGTTGGCGGCTTTAATTTGAATACACCGACAACGCCCGGCCATGTTTTTCAAGTAAGCTGCACGGCTCTGTGTGCTTCGTTCACATGGCTTGATAAGAGCGGTAACCTTCCAAACATTCCGGTCGATTCGATAATCGTTAATCCAAATTTTCCGCAGCAGGTTTTTGCCGGTACGGATTTCGGACTTTATTTCACCAACGACATCACTGCGGCATCGCCTCAATGGTTTCGGTTCAGCAACGGACTACCCGCCGTTATGATCTGGGATATGTCGATAGACCGGGGCAGCACGACGCTCTCGCTCTGGACACGCGGACGCGGAGCCTTTGCTTGGCCTCTGCCGCTCGGTCCGATCGGAACGCCCAGCGTTACACCGACGGCAACTCCAACAACTGCTCCAACGGCAACGGCAACGAACACCGCGACAAATACACCGACGTTCACGCCGACAAGTACATCGACTAACACTCAAACAAATACGCCGACACCGACAGCAACCTCGACTGCACTTCCGGCATCGCCAACTCCTTCGCCTTCGATCAACGGAACGGTAACATATGGCAACTCGAATTCGGGGACGAAATTCATTTCAAATGCGACTGTTGCCAGCACGGTAGGGTCGCCAAGCATTTCAGCAGTGACAGATGCTCCCGGCGCAACAGCCGGACAATATGTATTGACTGGATTTGGTCCAGGAAACTACACGATCGGCGTAACCAAGACAACGGGACAAAACGGTGTCTCATCGCTCGATGCAGCGAGGATCGCCCAGCAGGTCGCCGGCATCCTAAATCTGACGAGCGATAATCAGAGGGCAACCGCCGACGTCAGTAACAACGGCGCTATCTCATCAAACGATGCGGCTCTGATCGCTAGATTTGCGGCCGGGATTGGCGCACCGATCGGAAACACAAACCAGTGGAGATTTTATGTTTCTCCGGGGCCGACATTCCCTGTTGGCTCATCACCTACAACACGGTCATACGTAGAGCCGATCGGTGTTCAGACCGGACAGGATTATGTCGGATTGCTGATAGGTGACGTCACGGGCAATTGGACACCTACATCTGCCAAGCCAACAAGTTCAACAGGGCGCTCGGTAGATATAGGCCTGCCTCGCATTTCGGCTCCCACTGATACTGAAGTGTTAATACCAGTTTCCATTAACGGTGCATCTAATAAAAAGATCATTGCGTATGAGTTCGACCTCCGATATGACCCGACAGTGATACAGCCTCAGACAGAGCCCATCGATTTAACCGGAACCGCCAGCCGCGGTCTTTTTGCAGTCACAAATATTGTAGAACCGGGACTGCTAAGAGTAGTTATGTACGGAGCATATCCGATCGACAGCAACGCATTGCTGCTCAATCTCAAGTTCACGGCAGTCGGAGCACCTGGCTCGGTCTCGCCGCTTACATGGGAGAGAGTTATGTTCAATGAAGTCGAATCAGGAACGCTTACAACGAATGGAGCAGTTGAATTGTTAGCCTCGACGCCAAATGAGGCCGAACTTACTGGCAGAGTGCTTAGCGCAACGGGACAAGGCATTCCGAATGCCCGCGTCATATTGACAGATAACACGACGGGATTTACTCGTTCTACAGTTTCCAATGGATTTGGTTATTATAAATTTGATAATCTTCAGTTAGGACAGACCAACACAATAAACGTCGAATCACGAGGTTGGGCATTTGCACCCTTAACGATAAGCGTCACGGATCAACTACTGAGTTTGGACATGATCGCCGCTCAGTAAATAACTTTCAGAGGATATTATGAAAAAAAATCGTCTTTTGCTTTTGTTGCTCATTCTCGTAGCTCTCGGGGCTTCAACTTGGTTTATTGCCTCCAATGACCTGATCGGGAAGTTTTTTGACGAGGGCGATCCTGACCGTCCGCCAATGGGAGCTAAGATCGGTCTCGAAGAGTATCTTCCTCTCCGCATCGCACACATGGATCTGCTGCGTGGTTTCGACACTGCGGAGCAGGATTCGCGCACGAATTCGATCCTTGAAATGGAGCAAAGCGAGCGGGAACTTGAAAGACAGCGTCGTGATGCAAACCAACCGGAGGGAGCATCTTGGGCTCCTATAGGACCGGCACCGATACCGGTTAATGCAAGTACGTCCTATAGCGGTAGAGTCTCGGCGATCGCCGTACATCCAACAAATCCGGATATCGTATATGTCGGCACCGCTCAGGGCGGGTTGTATCGCTCGTTGAACGGCGGCACTACATGGACGCCGCTGATGGATAATACCCTTACGCTTGCTATCGGCGCGGTTGCGATCTCGCCTTCGGATCCAACAACGATATTTGTCGGCACGGGCGAGTCGACGCTTTGCGGCAGCGGCTGCTATATCGGCGTTGGGCTTTACCGCATCACAAATGCCGACACGACACCTGTTATTTCGGACGCGCTAAATAAGAATGCTGCCAACGCCGATGTTTTTACCGGTCGCGCGATAAGCGAGGTCCTTGTTCATCCGACAGACCCCAACGTAGTTTTCACAGCGACCACAGTCGGCGTAGCAGGGATCGGCGGCACTACATCCGGAGCAGTGTTGCCGGCTCTGGGACTTTACAGAACGACCAATGCGATGAGTGCGAATCCGACGTTCACTAAGCTGAGTCTTGGCATATCAGATCGCTCTATAACCGATATCGTTATGGAGCCTGCTAATCCAAACCGAATCTATACCGGTGTTTTAGGAGTTGCGGGAACTGATGGCGGTGTCTATTCCAGCGCAAACGCTCTCGACGCGGCTCCGACTTTCACACAGCTTTTGGCGACTTCCGCAACCGGAAATCAGTCTCGTGTTGAGCTTGCTCACGCAACCTCAACACTGACAGTTTATGCGGCTTCCGGGCAAGGTAATGGCTCTGTTTACAAATCAATGGATGGCAACCCCTTCACACTGGTCTCGAACACCGGCTTTTGCAACCCTCAGTGTTTTTACGATATAGCGATAGCCGTCGATCCGACCGATGCAAACAAGGTTTATTTAGGCGGCTCACCTGCACTGGTGTTTGGACGTTCGACGAATGGAGGCACGAGCTTTGCGAGCAGTTCAAGCGGCCTCCATGTTGACACGCAGGCGATCGCCGTTGCTCCCTCAAACCCGAATATCGTTTATTTTGGTAGTGACGGAGGAATCTGGAGAACCACAAACGTCAGCGCTTCGCCGATAGTGTGGACCACACTGAACAACACGACGTTCAGCGCCACTCAGTTTATGGGGATTTCTGTTCACCCAACCGATCGAAACTATACGCTTGGCGGCACACAAGACAACGGCACTCAATTTCTTGCTCCTGACGGCCTCGAGTGGATCCGCTCTGACGGTGGCGACGGAGGGTTTTCTGTAATTGATCAGACCGCTCCAAACACAACAAACGTAGTTGCTTATCATACATATTTTAATCAATCGAATACGCAGATCGGCTTTGCTCGCGCTCTGACAACTGTTCCGCCGGGCGACCCGAACTGGTCCCAATTTTTTGGTTGCGGCAGCGGGGCAATTGCCAACGGCATCGTCTGTTCCGACCCTGTACTTTTTTACGCACCTATGGTCGGCGGTCCGTCAGTTTCCGGAAGCATCGGCAACACTCTCTATTTCGGCACGAACAAACTTTATCGTTCAACGGATCAGGGAGCTACGATGACCGTCGTCGGTTCTGCAGGAATCTCGGCGCGTATCAGTGCGATTGCGATCGCTCCGCAGAATGACGATATTCGATTGGTCGGCACCAGTGGCGGAGCAGTCCTTCTTCAAACCGCTCCGGGTGCGAACACATTGACAACCGTGACTGGGGCTATAGCGTCTTCGGCACGATATGTGGGCCGTACCGCGATCGATCCCACCAACGCCAACATAGCATATGTGACCTTAAACGGGTTTGGGTTATCCGATGGACGGCATGTCTGGAAAACGACAAACCTTTTGAGCGGCAGCCCGACGTGGGTCGCGTCCGGAAACGGTATCCCGGACACGCCTGTGAACGCGTTTGTCATCGATCCATTAGATACTAATACGTTATACGCAGGCTCCGACATCGGTATCTTTAAATCGTCGGACGGCGGCGCAAACTGGATACCGTTCAACAACGGTCTGCCACGCGTGGCGGTTTATGGTATGGCAATCCAACCCACCAGCCGTATTTTGCGAATTTCCACACATGGCCGCGGAATGTACGATTACGATCTCGGCGCTGCCCCGGTTGCGGTTAATGGTACTGTTACATATGGAAATGCTGCAGCTCCGCCAAAGTTCATTTCAAACGCTACGGTTACCGGAACCGGGTCACCGAGTGTTTTCACAACTACGGCAGCACCCGGAATAGGTGAAGGCTCTTACTCACTAAGTGGATTCGGTGCGGGATCCTACACCGTATCCCTCTCAAAAACAACAGGACAGAACAATATTTCGTCACTCGATGCGGCTAGGATCGCTCAACACGTTGCGGGGGTGCTTGCGTTGACGAGTGACAACCAAAAGATAACAGCCGATGTGAGTAACAATGGCACTCTTTCATCAAACGACGCCGCGTTTATCGCCCGTTTTGTCGCAGGTGTCGGATCACCTATTGGGAACACAAATCAATGGAAGTTTTATCTTCCGCCAGGCCCGACGTTCCCAATTGGTGCGTCGCCTACAACCAGAACGTACTCGTCGGTTACGAGTAATATTGCGGATCAGGATTTTGTCGGACTTTTGATCGGTGACGTCACCGGAAATTGGCTGCCAACGGCGGCTCGCGATGTTACCAGCAGACAAGGCGGGCGATCAGTCGACGTTAGTCTGCCAAAAGCTGAGGTAACCGAAGGCGAAGTCATTATTCCGGTAACGATTCAGGGCACGGCAAATAAAGAGATCATCGCCTATGGGTTCGATCTCAGGTACGACGCCAAAGTGATACAGCCCCAAGCCGAGCCGGTCGATCTAACCGGCACTGCGAGCCGAGGTCTTTTTGCCGTGACAAATGTTATAGAGCCGGGACTGCTGAGAGTAGTTATGTACGGAGCATATCCGATCGACAGCGACGGGTTGCTTCTCAACCTCAAGTTCACGGCGGTCGGAGCCCCGGGCTCCGTATCGCCGCTAGTCTTTGAAAGCATAATGTTCAACGAAGGAGATCCGTCTGTAATAACAACCAACGGACAGATCGCTTTATCGGCAGCGACAGCGGCCAGGCAATAAACTGCCAAGGCCTTATCTTGAGTTTTTGAAGGGCAGAACATACACTTGGAAACAAGTGTGAATCTGCCCAATTACATTACTGTTGGCCGCATCGTGATCGTTCCATTGCTGGTCGTTGTACTTCTCACGCCGGCTGGCGAGAACTGGTTTGGCATCAACGGCTATGCTCTGGCGATAGTAATCTTTCTTATTGCCTCGCTCACCGACATACTCGACGGCCACTTGGCACGCCGCCGTAATCAAGTTTCTAATCTAGGAAAGCTTCTCGATCCGATCGCTGACAAACTGCTCGTCTCTGCCGCGTTGATTGTTCTTGTCGAAAAGCACCTCGCACCTTCGTGGTCAGTAGTCGTAATTCTCGGTCGTGAGTTCATAGTCACCGGCTTGCGCTCAGTCGCCGCCAGCGAAGGCATCATAATTCAGGCGCAGAGTATCGGCAAATTAAAGATGTGGGCACAATGCGTAGCCATCGTAGCACTACTGGTCGCTGCGGCAACGGGAAATCCGCCGGTTTCAAATTTCGGGCTCGATTACCCTGCCTTCTTTTGGCAAGTTGCAGAAGTGCAAACGGCATTTTCTAATCTCGCAAATCTGTCGCTGACATCAAATGACT is a window of Chloracidobacterium sp. DNA encoding:
- a CDS encoding carboxypeptidase regulatory-like domain-containing protein; the encoded protein is MEASLTGTQSSAEQPVEPIKVKTKEEKSKSKYEMSLKVEEFWNDRLTYPTGRFDPKWLREAVQQDAQVERAVPAGIQIAAENRAASPLALDPNSFTALGPKPKRMTGCAGCYDYGVTQGRVNAIAIDPTTTTQGSIVAYIASNGGGVWKTTNCCSAATTWTSMTDDPLVSTTGVGTLAIDPNNHDTIYAGTGDLRFGSFSMGSQGILKSTDAGATWTVLGASVFGPAYTQPAGQFPQYDAVGKVRVDPNNSNRVVAGTKKGIFLSYDGGTNWTGPCATNSFSTQRQDTTGLELSNMGGGVTRIVAAVGPRGFATTVQVDLNQNGANGLYKSTVPASGCPTDWTLISRNDNGFVFGNDPGSPYPSGALLNAGSGTAYANSTTGNQLGRIDIAVAPSNANYIYAQVSSITTQSSCGAAGCQLGVWSSIDGGTTWSFMTGSSGPSLRDCDTGGTASTGSSVEGSGDYNQNWYDQGLVVDPNDPDRIFMDTYDTWLATRTGSAFYNVTCGYTGTALSNHVVHVDHHALAFVNGSSDILLEGSDGGIFSTSNASAAANDTLRPTWVNMVTGMNTIEFYSGDISGNFATSSTPQAVGGAQDNGASSVTFSGGAPTAIQWQMGLGGDGFSGMINSVGQGTTAAQGAVTVTGAGTIGQTFNIAGQIFTWASTRAGTGQVSVGTSSTTAATNIRSAVNADVSSIAYATGSASSVTINATVQGAGGNSIQFVNGNSANLSFNGSGTLGATTQGGMTQTGTNQSVFFQGNNSGGLSRCVNNCTNSGSLWQSVQGGWTGDTQSFILPVNLFRGGIPGGNDCVNGCGRLLAATTRVFETVTANANATNSVFWYITNNPTTQNLTKGTLGNRSFITQVKYSPKFQSVAIVGTNDGNVQIGFNLGTGVANQGNWINVTGSNAVLPNRPILGVALSPGVPAANVPVGYAAVGGFNLNTPTTPGHVFQVSCTALCASFTWLDKSGNLPNIPVDSIIVNPNFPQQVFAGTDFGLYFTNDITAASPQWFRFSNGLPAVMIWDMSIDRGSTTLSLWTRGRGAFAWPLPLGPIGTPSVTPTATPTTAPTATATNTATNTPTFTPTSTSTNTQTNTPTPTATSTALPASPTPSPSINGTVTYGNSNSGTKFISNATVASTVGSPSISAVTDAPGATAGQYVLTGFGPGNYTIGVTKTTGQNGVSSLDAARIAQQVAGILNLTSDNQRATADVSNNGAISSNDAALIARFAAGIGAPIGNTNQWRFYVSPGPTFPVGSSPTTRSYVEPIGVQTGQDYVGLLIGDVTGNWTPTSAKPTSSTGRSVDIGLPRISAPTDTEVLIPVSINGASNKKIIAYEFDLRYDPTVIQPQTEPIDLTGTASRGLFAVTNIVEPGLLRVVMYGAYPIDSNALLLNLKFTAVGAPGSVSPLTWERVMFNEVESGTLTTNGAVELLASTPNEAELTGRVLSATGQGIPNARVILTDNTTGFTRSTVSNGFGYYKFDNLQLGQTNTINVESRGWAFAPLTISVTDQLLSLDMIAAQ
- the pgsA gene encoding CDP-diacylglycerol--glycerol-3-phosphate 3-phosphatidyltransferase, giving the protein MNLPNYITVGRIVIVPLLVVVLLTPAGENWFGINGYALAIVIFLIASLTDILDGHLARRRNQVSNLGKLLDPIADKLLVSAALIVLVEKHLAPSWSVVVILGREFIVTGLRSVAASEGIIIQAQSIGKLKMWAQCVAIVALLVAAATGNPPVSNFGLDYPAFFWQVAEVQTAFSNLANLSLTSNDWKVFGYLVGRGALWVAVITAIWSMYDYFSFFIRNRRSSPI